The nucleotide window AAGCCGGGCCGAGCAAAAGGTCGGCTGAACCGCCTCGAGACGGAAACGGAAAAGGCCGGCGCAGACGCGTCGGCCTTTTTGCGTGGAGCATCGGGCAAACGGCCGCAACACGCCGTTCGCCTTCGGTTACCGAAGACGTTGGAGGGGTCCGTCTGTCGCCGTCAGCGCGGCGTCAGAACCAGCTTTGCACGCCGCGCGATGCGCCGGAGATGTCCCGGCCGACACCCTCGATCGTGGCACAGCCCGACAGGGCCGCGGCGATCAGCGTGAAAACAGCGATTTTCCTCATGATATCTGCTCGATTGTTACTGTCGTTTTTATTTTTCATTTGCCTCTGACCACCAGACCTCGGGGAGGAACCAGATCCCGTCCCCGTAGACCGGCAGTCGGTCAGCAGGATATTTTAAGTGGCTGAGATGCGCAATCCGGCCGACGGCATACTCGTGGATCGGAATGACATAGCGACCTGAAATCAACACCCGGTCCAGCGCCCGCACCGCGGCGGTGAAGTCTTCGCGGCTGGTGGCGTTGAGCATCGTGTCGATCATCGCCTCGGCGGCGGGGGATTTCATGCCCATGACGTTCCGGCTGCCGGGAATGTCGGCATACTCGGCGCCCCAGTAGTAGATCTGCTCGTTCCCGGGGCTGAGCGAGAAGGCGCGGCGAAAGAAGGTGAGGTCGAAATCGAAATTCTGCTCGCGCTCGTTATACTGGGCGGGGTCTGTCGTCTCGATCGCCAGGTCGATGCCCAGCCGTTCCAGCGCCTGAGCGTAGATTTCCATGTAGGTGGCGGCCTGCTGCAACAGGCCGTCCTGCCGCAAGAGCACGGTCAGGTTCAGCGGAGCGCCCTCGGCATTGCGCAACTCGCCATCCACGACGGTCCAGCCGGCCTCGTTCAGCAGGTTCATCGCCTTGCGGATGTTGCCACGGTTGCGCTTGGTGCCGTCTCCTTCGGGCACGGTGTAGCCTTCGAGCGCGCCGGGCAGAAGCGTGTCGGCGTAAGGCTCCAGAAGCTCCCGCACGCGGCCCGAAGCCGGGCCGTCTCGCATACCCAATTCCGAGCCCGAGAAATACGAGGTGA belongs to Roseovarius sp. THAF27 and includes:
- a CDS encoding lipoprotein — encoded protein: MRKIAVFTLIAAALSGCATIEGVGRDISGASRGVQSWF